tttgtcttaaataaaaatatttatttcatatcTTGAAATATCTTTTACTACTGTTGGGGATATGTATCAGGTTtttgaaacagaagaagaaaaagaagagatataatcattaaaaaaaaacacttaaaatgcCACTAAAAATGTTTATAGGCAGTCCTCACCACTTGCACACCACTGAACCTGACAACCTGTTTTGATgcaattttaatgtttttagtgCTGCCTGCTGAAAGTAAGACCTTCTAAGCTTCTATTCATCTTCATATCTCTGCTCGTGAATGGTAAGTACAGCTGCTACAATGTACAAAATGAATTAAGTTGATTGGTCTTAAAAATGTATACACATCTTTTATGTGATTAATTCcttgaatttcatttttaattattttctatggatggattaaaaacaaaacattcaaaatCTTTGAAAATCTGAACACTGGATACGGTctcatttagatttaaatacatttagcCTTTTTTAACCAtagatattaatattaaaacttccaataaaaaatatgattatATCTATGTAAATAATTAAGTGGGACTTTTACTGTTATGTTAATCAGTTAAATGTTTACTCTGTACTCTGTTTTCACCTAAATGTAGGGTTGAAaaatttttgaagaaaaaactgaaaattgcaCAAAACATTACCAGTCGTAATTGTTCTTCCAAACCAAACCTATGTATACATTGAGGTTCAGGGTTATGGTTCTTCATTTCACACGAATGTTTTATGTGGGTTTCTGATGCTTTGCTACGGTCATTTATTCATTTGGGGCAAAAAAACATATCTGCTCCTAGATAGTTAAGCAAATGTCAAGTCACCTTTGCAAATCACGAGGGCACATTTCTTCCTTCCTTTGCAGCTCAGTACAGCTCCACCATGCTGAACTGCTCTAACCCCGATTCGCCTTCAATGCTGGAGGCCCTTAAGCCAGTCTTCAACCTGAACACCATTCGACCTGTGGTGAACATAACAACCGTCACTAACGTTGGCATTTCTTTAACTGTGTTTGGGATATTGGGAGTGGTAAATAACACCTTTATTAACTTAAAACCAATTCAGTAATGGTCGTATGTGCTTTTCTGCATACTGTACAAGATAAAGAGCATAAAATGGTCAAAAGCAATTTTGCATGAGaggcttttttttaacaaaaatgttgtctccctctcattccacatattttttatttgagtTTTAAATCAAAATGAATAAGTATAATACATCTGAACATCAATAATTAAAGACAAATGAATGATTCAGTTCAGCATGTGTTCTAGAGACATTAAGGTTCAGTAAAACTACCCAGTTATGGATAAAAATCttctttttcagaatgagaAAGCGCAACTCCTCAAAACATTTCTCTGGCAAGATGTTGTAAGTAGTTTCTTCATAGTAAGTTTTCAAGCAATAATGCTGATTTCTATCCATAAAATTGTTTTTAGAGATCACAGTGTGGAGCAGTGTAATAGCAGTAGAAAGTCAAATCCAATAGTGACTTTCAgtttagttcagttttatttatatacccccaaatcacaacaatagtcgcCTCAagtttctttatattgtaaagaccgtacaataatacagagagacagttaaaaagaagaaggacGGTGTCAGACTCTGGGGTTTCTTTGTTGCAGACATGGAAAAATGAATTTACCAAGTGGGACCCGGAAGAGTGTGGAACTAGTCGGGTGTCTGTTCCAAGGACAAATCTCTGGGTACCAGATATTATAATCAATGAATTGTAAGTCCTAACTTCAAAAATTCACAGATTATGATCAGTTTcgtttttatgtatttgtatCTTGAGAACTAGCCCTGAAGCATCATTAGCCAATAAAGAGCTAACTCTGCTAAGTAGGAAAGAAAAAATGGATAAGGTGCATACAGATGAAAGTACAAAGGTACAGATTATGTGTATTATGTTGTCAGAAAATTTTGGGGTTGTGACTCCAGTtggtttaaatgtaaaaaaaaagaaagaaaaagaattatAATAGTATGCACAGGATAATAGAGTGGCTTGGTAACACTGCTATCAACTATATGAAGGTGTAATCCTTTTCATCTGCCTCCTACACTCTAAAAAGTAGTGAtgggtcgttcgcgaacgaaatgggtcttagagccgactctttgaagtgaacgacgctagccggctccttatcgcgagccgtggtttttttttttctttctctcaccctctctctcgcccttttttccgcttcattccgcacgcgagccttgtgctttgcgctgggcagaggggggaggggcggtagttacactcgcagtagcacaggaacagaggagggagagagagagaaagagagccagggacaacaacgtcacattaaaaaggtatagtaatcatccacaactattttcagttgcggatgataaaggattcagaaagtttattcatgcaggcccatatgacagagaatatgcatcttctttttcatatcttaatttatatttaattgtgttgtggtttgcagtgttttgtgttgtttcattttaaatttgtttaaaagcaaaagctgaaaatttaaatagttaaaagttgaacagtgactagttggtttttgtattatatgatttatttattacattttatgtggagtgactaaataaaagtatatttacggtggcccctagagacaaagcagcacgtacaaacttcaaaacacatacaaaccctgaagcaaaAATGGAATGAGGGAAAAATGGAAAACCCATTGCTTttactccaaaacacgtaaaaactcagaagcacgtaaaaactccaaaacacataaaaactcaaactacatccacacgtacccgggtatttttgaaaacggagatttttctatgcgtttgcaccttttgtcaacacgtaaacggcgttttcggtcactgaaaatggagatttctaaaaatgcctgtcggggtggatattttcgaaaactccgtttttgcattacgcgtggatgaggaaaacggagaaaacgcagcgtcaaagatgtgtgccttttttgacgtcacactgtgcgccacgttttgtttcggtgaaatgaatttctacaatactgttactgttaattgtactctctgcagtgtttaaatgcttacatatacacacacagttactgttcctccacacatacgactcggttctgcttctacgccccatctttgtttactatctcccaccgaggcttctagacttctgattggccaacatttctacacgtttaGGAATAAATcggcacctgttgctttggcatgctcctagcagcgttttccttcatttctgcgtttacatgtggacgggattattttttaaaacgaaaacggaaaatctctgttttcaacaatacccgtgtacgtgtggacgtagcctaagaagcacataaaaattccaaaacatgtacaaaagacaacagaagtgctccaggatgctaggcgcagtgttgagcttttgttacctagaggctacacaagccagcaagtaccaacgaccggtgtgtggtagtaagaggtaaatgaactttttttttaaattatttgaatatatatgagcgcttgtgtataaatacacaaacaatacacatatgctttcaattgtgtaatttaagtgatctaggtagctctgttttggaagttcagttaacgctagaaatgtgttttagagtttgtacgtgctttttggagtttgtacgtgtctcaaggggccactgtatatatttatatataaacatatataaataaaaccactttttttacattagtaattccttttgtgcataattttatagtattgttaataataaattaattaaagcaacaaaacaacctgagccaaaagagccggctctttttagtgagtcgagccgaaagagcccgttctctaaaaagagccggaaatcccatcactactaaAAAGTAATTCAGAGGCTTAGTAAATATCACTATAAATATAAGTTAGATGAGCCTGATAAAATCTATGAATATCCTTTTAGTAATTATTTGAGTTTGATAAGTTGAAATAAATGTCTAAAATGTTAACGTATATGTTTGTGTTAAATTAaggtatttatttacatttatctcagacaaaaaattcagtATGTGGTTCACAGGATACCTTCTTTGCATgtacttaatatttttgtttaaaattgaatcaaaataTTTGAGAAATAGGTATCTATACTCATCAGTATCTTGTTctaaaattattaattattcaAATCAATATTATTTATTGTCAGCAACTACAACTGAAAAGTGTAAGTAAAACACGATAACGTAGAGTAATTGACTACCATGAgcctttttcattgttttgttcattttgttttttaaatactctgaGCTTTTGTGTTTGCTCTCCTGGTTTGCCATTTATCCTTCAAGTATGTAAGGCTTTGAGCTAAAAGGGAAAAGGCTCTTATCTTTTTAGTGCTTGTTAATTTCGAGTTATTGCCATTTTCGAGTTATTGCCATGCCAACAAACTAATATGTGTGTTTCATAATACATGTAGGAAAAATGACCACATGttaaacatttttccaaacgaaaatttaattttcataaacacacatattagtttgtttggttttttagaCTTAGGGgccgatcgtggctcaagagttggcagtttgtcttgtaatcggaaggttgccggttcgagagCCAACAGTCTCGGTTGCCTACTGGTTGCCaactgcctactggtggtggtcagagggcctggtggcgccagtgtctggcagccttgcctctgtcagtgcaccccagggcagctgtggttgcaaTGTACCATGCCATcaccaatgtgtgtgtgtgtgaatgactgaatgattcacacacacattcaggaTCACTgcatgtagtgtaaagcgctttggggtccattgggactaagtaaagcgctatacaaatacaggccatttatcatatttaatattaagtaCAATTTTGATTACATTCAGTTTACAATATTAAGTAAATGGAACAaaattttggattaactgaccATCTATATTTCAGTTACATTGACCAAGCATGTCAGTGttatttactcaattttttcatgtttgtgtaacaACTACAATTATTCATTTCAACTTAATATGTTTAAGCTTTAAATTGATCAAGTATATTGAACAGATTTGACTGGTTTTTAATCTACTCAATATTTTTAAGTGTAAAAGTGTTGCCTCAAAAATTTTAAgtaaatgtcagttttagtttttagagtGTATAATATTCAGCAGACAGAAAGAAGCAGATAATTTAACAATAAGAAGTCACCTATTATTAGGCTGCACTTTAATTGTCTCAAATCTATAATCTACTATCATCTGCAGTTACCAGGTTATCCCTTCTGGTGAAAATCAACATAGGCTACAGTCACTTTAAGCTATTTCTCCATACATTTTCCATTTCTTCCATATAGATATCTGACTTCAATTAATGTCTTTTATCTTCCTCCAGCATGGATGAAAACACAGCTCCAAAGGTGCAATATGCCTACCTGCTTTCTGATGGTACTGTGAGTGATTCACAGCCTATCAAAGCCATCACCTCCTGCAGGCTTGACATCTACTTGTTTCCATTTGACATTCAGAACTGCACTTTATCATTCAACTCATACACACTCAAGAGTAAGTGTGACCATGAGGATGTATCACGAGCAGTCCTGGTGAATTGAGTGGTTTAGTTTTTAaagctgttgttttatttatatgtatgtGGTTTTATCTGATTTTGACTGTTTTCCATGCAGGTAGTGCTCTGCAGCTTCACCTGACAGGGACTGCAGAGAGGATGTTTGAATACTCTAAATCAAAGATGGCAACTATGGGTGAATGGGAATTAATTGGAATTGCAGCAGAGAAATACATAACACCATCTAGAACTTACGATGAAATTCGCTTCTATGTAAGAAACTGTATTGCActgtaaaaatgtaatgttATTGTATGATTTAGTTATTCATACTATaagaaaacagaagacaaaTTCTTTCAGGAAGTCATCAGAAACAAGAGTTTTCTCTTTATTACCATTTGACTCTATTGTTTCTATATTTGATAGGAAACTAGGATATATTGCTTCATGTATATAAAGAATTTGGGTGTGTAGTTGCAGTTTAATTGTAGTTCAATTGTTTAATTACTAATGAAAAGAAACTTCATTACCTGCTGCCAAGTATTCTGATCATAACTACTTCTCTACCACAGTAAACAGATTGAAAGTCTTTGTTTCACACAGTTAAGATGGGGAAACCATTTCACAATTAAGTTATATCTGCAAATTTATGGGCCTTATCATTTAACTATTGTATATGTATGAGGTACTGTATAATCAAAGCACAAAGAACTATGTGAGATTAGTTAAATTCTCTCTTTGCTGCAGATCTCATTGCGGCGCCACGCCATGCTGTACGTAGCGAACCTCCTGCTCCCTAGCTGCTTCCTCATCACTGTGGACCTCTTCAGCTTCATCTTACCTCCCAATGATACTGACCGGTCTTCATTCAAGATGACACTAATCCTGGGCTACACCGTCTTCCTGCTCATAATGAATGACCTGCTGCCTGTCACTGGAAATGCCATACCTCTCATAAGTAAGTTTACATTGTCTTGATTGGTATACATTTATTCCCAATGTTAGTCTTTGGCCCAAAATACAAAGGGTATACAAATACAAAGTGGATGGATGACTTGTTTGGAACGTTTGTGAGGATAAAGTCttttctctccaaacaataaATCATCCAGCCATTTTCTTTAACTTACCAAAAGTCAGGTAAAATGGACAGCAGCCTAAGCAAGGaaacccagacctccctctcacCAGCTGCCTGCTTATCCATGGAAAGATTGAGGTATTCCCAGGCCAGTCGCGAGATTAAATCAACAATGCTCCATCTGGTGGCACGTGGTTCCATAACATTTTGGACACAACAATTTACCGACATTAGGCATCaattaaaatgttaataatGAGATTAAACAACTAGTACGTCCGGTATCAATTAGTGACAATACTGAAAATCAATTGTCTAATCAAATAGTTGCACACATCCCTACAATTAAACATTGGTCATCAGAGCTTGATAGAAAAATTATACGTTATGCAACACTCTTTACAGTAAACTGAAGGAATgtatctctctctgtctccctccagCTCCATGtccttttttaagttttatttatttatttattttttatttttttgcctgtcccgtttggctcttttgccatcagaattattgtctaaaggcgaagaaag
The genomic region above belongs to Pelmatolapia mariae isolate MD_Pm_ZW linkage group LG15, Pm_UMD_F_2, whole genome shotgun sequence and contains:
- the LOC134642774 gene encoding 5-hydroxytryptamine receptor 3E, whose product is MDKNLLFQNEKAQLLKTFLWQDVTWKNEFTKWDPEECGTSRVSVPRTNLWVPDIIINEFMDENTAPKVQYAYLLSDGTVSDSQPIKAITSCRLDIYLFPFDIQNCTLSFNSYTLKSSALQLHLTGTAERMFEYSKSKMATMGEWELIGIAAEKYITPSRTYDEIRFYISLRRHAMLYVANLLLPSCFLITVDLFSFILPPNDTDRSSFKMTLILGYTVFLLIMNDLLPVTGNAIPLINVFLSMCLAMMVGSLLETIVITNFLCGSSHYSRAPRWIRVLFLKILGRLVCLPPKPRDRNDTVIQNPVTKGRIEEESKTLEQKGPLSEDKTLQELRSLGRVLQAIRLQVEQHLSKSLSTEEWIQIGLIIDRLLFILYIIFITVSFITIIIIWVVSYNAA